One Brassica napus cultivar Da-Ae chromosome C4, Da-Ae, whole genome shotgun sequence genomic region harbors:
- the LOC106406561 gene encoding histone H2B.3, with product MAPKAGKKPAEKKPAAAEKPAEEVAEKAPAEKKPKAGKKLPKEAGAIDKKKKRNKKSIETYKIYIFKVLKQVHPDIGISSKAMGIMNSFINDIFEKLAQEASKLARYNKKPTITSREIQTAVRLVLPGELAKHAVSEGTKAVTKFTSS from the coding sequence ATGGCACCAAAGGCAGGAAAGAAGCCAGCAGAGAAGAAACCCGCCGCCGCCGAGAAGCCAGCGGAGGAGGTGGCCGAGAAAGCCCCGGCGGAGAAGAAGCCCAAGGCCGGGAAGAAGCTGCCGAAGGAGGCCGGGGCCAtcgacaagaagaagaagcggaACAAGAAGAGCATCGAGACGTACAAGATCTACATCTTTAAGGTGCTGAAGCAGGTCCACCCGGACATCGGGATCTCGAGCAAGGCCATGGGGATCATGAACAGCTTCATCAACGACATCTTCGAGAAGCTTGCCCAGGAGGCGTCGAAGCTCGCTAGGTACAACAAGAAGCCCACGATTACTTCGAGGGAGATCCAGACTGCTGTTAGGCTTGTTCTTCCTGGTGAGCTCGCTAAGCACGCTGTATCTGAAGGGACTAAGGCTGTGACTAAGTTTACTAGCTCTTGA
- the LOC106402925 gene encoding histone H4 yields MSGRGKGGKGLGKGGAKRHRKVLRDNIQGITKPAIRRLARRGGVKRISGLIYEETRGVLKIFLENVIRDAVTYTEHARRKTVTAMDVVYALKRQGRTLYGFGG; encoded by the coding sequence atgtcaggAAGAGGAAAAGGAGGAAAGGGATTGGGAAAAGGAGGAGCGAAGAGGCACAGGAAAGTTCTCAGAGACAACATCCAAGGGATCACGAAGCCTGCGATTAGGCGACTCGCTCGCAGAGGAGGCGTGAAGCGGATCAGCGGCTTGATCTACGAAGAGACGAGAGGAGTTTTGAAGATATTTCTCGAGAATGTGATCAGAGACGCCGTGACTTACACCGAGCACGCGAGGAGGAAGACGGTGACGGCGATGGATGTTGTTTATGCTCTGAAGAGACAAGGACGCACTCTCTATGGATTCGGTGGTTAA
- the LOC106404870 gene encoding zinc finger protein ZAT12-like codes for MEKEREMEMINKMASCLIFLSKAHQHDTKGRVFACKTCNKEFSSFQALGGHRASHRRSAALEGHAPPSPKRVKPVKHECPICGAEFAVGQALGGHMRKHRGGGASRSLAPAPVTMKKTGGGNAKRVLCLDLNLTPVENEDLKLELGRLIF; via the coding sequence atggaaaaggaaagagagatggagatgatcaacaagatgGCAAGCTGCTTGATTTTTCTATCAAAGGCTCACCAACACGACACCAAAGGCCGCGTTTTCGCGTGCAAGACATGCAACAAGGAGTTCTCGTCGTTCCAAGCCTTGGGAGGCCACCGAGCAAGCCACCGCAGATCGGCCGCGCTTGAAGGCCACGCACCACCTTCTCCCAAAAGAGTCAAACCGGTGAAACACGAGTGTCCCATATGTGGTGCCGAGTTCGCCGTAGGGCAGGCCCTGGGTGGGCACATGAGGAAGCATAGAGGAGGAGGAGCTAGCCGGAGTTTAGCGCCAGCGCCGGTGACGATGAAAAAAACTGGCGGCGGTAACGCAAAGAGGGTTTTGTGTTTGGATTTGAACTTAACGCCGGTAGAGAATGAAGATTTGAAGCTGGAGCTTGGGAGGTtgattttctaa